The nucleotide sequence GTCGAGTACGTGGAACGGCTGGACCCGCACGGCACTCCCGGCCGGCTGACGCTCATCTCCCGGATGGGCAACGGCAAGGTCCGCGATGTGCTGCCGGCCATCGTGGAGAAGGTGGAAGCCACCGGCCACAAGGTGATCTGGCAGTGCGACCCGATGCACGGCAATACCCACGAGGCGTCAACCGGATACAAGACAAGGCATTTCGACCGGATCGTCGACGAGGTGCAAGGCTTCTTCGAGGTGCATCGCGACCTCGGGACGCATCCGGGGGGCATCCACGTCGAGCTGACCGGCGAGAACGTCACGGAATGCCTCGGCGGCGCACAGGAGATCAGCGATGCCGATCTCGCCGACCGCTACGAGACCGCCTGCGACCCGCGGCTGAACACCCAGCAGTCCCTGGAACTGGCCTTCCTGGTCGCCGAGATGCTCCGCAGTTGACCTCCCTGGCGATCACCGTCCGCGGTGCCGCACCGGCCGCGCTGGTCTGGCGGCGGTACACCGAGCCGGACCTGTGGCCGACCTGGTCGCCGCAGATCGCGTCGGTCTCCTGCGCCGACCGGGTGATCCGGACGGGCAGCACCGGCACCGTGCACGCCGTCCTGGGCGTACAGGTGCGGTTCGAGGTGACCAGGTTCGACGATCTGCAGCGGACATGGGCCTGGGACGCGATGCTGCCGCTCGGGATCCGGCTGCACCTGGAGCACAGCGTGATGGAGCTCGATGCCTCCGGTCCCGACCGATCGAGCACCGGCCTCCGGGTCAGCGGCCCGTTGCCGATCGTGCTGGGGTACCTGCCGGTGGCCAGGCTCGCGCTCGGTCGGTTGCTGCGTCCCTGAAAAGGCTTTCGGGGCCTATGGAAAGGCGCTGACCCGAACCGTCGAGTTCGGTGCGACCCGGCTGCCGCCCGAGGGGCTCTGGCTCAGCACCGAGGCACCGGACGCCCCGAACAGCGCGCTCACCTGCAGGCCGAGCCCGAGGTCGGACAGCTGCTGCCGGGCCTGCCCGACGTTGCCGTTGCTGACGTCCGGCACGGTCACCGCGTCGGACACGGTCAGGGTGATCGCCGGATTCGCCGGGTCGACGCGGCTGCCGGCCGACGGGCTGGTACCGATCGCCGATCCGCCGTCGACGTCCGGGTCGAACACCGGATCTGCGACGGTGACGGTGAAGCCGGATCGTCGCAGATCGTCCGCGGCCTGGGTGACCGGCTCGCCCCGCACCGCCGGGACCTCGAGCGAGGAGGCGATCACGACCGAGACTGCTGAACCCGCCGGCACCAACTGCCCCTTGGCCGGATCGGTCCCGATGACGGATCCGGAATCCACCTCGGTGTTGTAGACCTTCTCGTCCCGACCGACGGCGAACCCGGCCACCAGCAGCTTGTTCTTCGCGTCCTCCAGGGACTTCCCGGACACGTCGGGCACCGGCTCCGGCGGCGGCCCCCTCGACAGCACGATCAGGACGTCTGCCGAGATGTCCACTGCCGTATCGGCGGCCGGCACGGTCGTCACTACGGCGCCGGTCGGTACCGCGGCGTCGTACCGGTCGGCGGTCGGGTCGAGGCGCGGCGTCAGATGGGCGGCCGTCACCGCCTGCGAGGCCTCGTCGACGGCGGTGCCCGCGGAGATGACCGGCACGACGGGACGTCCGGCGGACACCACCAGGTCGATCTCGGTGCCTCGCAGCACCCTGGCTCCGGTGACCGGATCGGTCCGGGCGACCGTGCCCTGTGGCACCGTGTCGTCGGGGGCGCTGGTGACGTGCGGCACCAGCCCGGCGTCCAGGACCAGCGTCTCGGCCGACTGCTGGAGGACGCCGACGGTCGCCGGGGTGTACGCCCAACGTCCGCTGCCGAGCCACCATCCGCCGACCGCCGCGGCGCCGCCGACCAGCAGCACGACGATGACGATCACCAACGTTCGTCGTAGCCGACGGGTCGAGCGGAGTTCCAGGACCGGGCTCAGCTCCGCGGTCGCCGGACCCACGGCGGCGACCACCCTGGTACCGGTCGGCCCGGCCGGCCGGGCGGTCACGTGCTCGGCGACCGGACGGGTGACGGCCGGGGGGCGCGAGGAGCCGGGCACCGGGACCACCGCCCTGGCCAGACCGAGGCGCGCCCGCAGCGCGACCAGGGCGGACAGGAAGGCGTTGGCATCCCGCGGCCGGGCGAACGGGTCACGCCTGGTCGCCGCCAGGATGAGATCGTCCAGTTCCAGCGGCACGCCGGGGGCCTGGTCGGTGACCGGGGGCACGTCGGAGTGGACGTGCTGGTAGGCGACCGAGATCGGGTTGTCGCCCAGGTAGGGGGTGTGGCCGGTCAGCATCTCGAACGCCACGATGCCCGCCGAGTAGACGTCGGACCTGGCATCGGAGGCACCGGTGGACACCTGCTCCGGCGAGAGATAGGCGACGGTCCCGAGTATCACGTCACCGGTGGCCATGGTCTGCGAGGACACCGCCCTGACCAGACCGAAGTCGGCGACCTTGACCTCGCCACGGGAGGAGATCAGTACGTTCTCCGGCTTGACGTCGCGGTGGACCAGTCCCGCTGCGTGGGCGGCGCCGAGCGCCGAGAGCAACGGTTCCAGGATCGACATGGTCACCGCGACCGACAGGCCGCCCGACTCCCGGATCAGGTCACGCAGGGTGCCGCCGTCGACCAGTTCCATGACCAGGAAGACGATGTCGCCGTCCCGGCCCTGGTCGTACATCGCGACGACCCCGCGGTGGGCGAGCGCGGCCGCGCTCCTGGCCTCGCGTTCGAACCTCGTCAGGAACGACGGGTCGGCCGCGAACGACGGTTTCATCACCTTGATCGCCACCGGCCGGTCCAGCCGCAGATCCATACCGCGATAGACCGTCGACATGCCGCCCCTGGCGATCATCGCGCCGACCCGGTACCGACCGTCCAGCACGGTGCCGATCAACGTGCGGCCACCCCGCCCGCCGTCAGAGGTACTCACAGTGTCAGATCCTAGGGGTCCGATCCGTCGGCGCGGGTTCGACGTGCAGGGCGTTCGGATGGGACGCTGGAGCACGTGTCGACCAACAGCGCCTCCGATCACCCCGCCGCGGCCCCGGACGCCGGGCCACCCCGTCTCGTCCCCGTCCCGGACATCGCGTCCACCCTGGGAATCATCGTGACCCGGGTGCACGGCCTGCTCCGCGAGCGTCAGCTGGTCGCCACCCGGGTCGACGGGGTACTACGGATCCCGGCCGAATTCATCCAGGACGGCGCCGTGGTGAAGGGCCTGCCCTCCACCATCACCCTGCTGTCCGACGCGGGGTACAGCGACCCGGAGATCATCGACTGGCTCTTCACCGCGGAGGAATCGCTCCCCGGCCGCCCGATCACCGCCCTTCGGGAGAACCGGGGCCGGGAGGTCCACCGCCGGGCCCAGGCTGCGGGGTTCTGACCTGATCAGCGGTCGCGGGCCGTCGCGGCCAGGGCCAGCCGCCGCAGCTGTTCCCGGGCACCCGCGCTGATCAGCGCCCTCCCGGTGTCGTCGAGAAGATCGAGCGTGCCGATGCCGCTGGCCAGCAGTTCGTCGATCCTGGTCTCGATGTCCGCCGGGGCGGTGGTGCCGGCCACCATCTGCGTCAGGTGCTCCACCCGGATCGGCGACAGCGCGGTGCCGACACCGGCGTCGAGCTCGGCCAGCAGGGTGGGTTGCTGCGCCAACGCCGATCTGGCCATCGCCAGCAGGACGGTCTTCTTGCCCTCGACCAGGTCCCCGCCGGCGGGCTTGCCCGTCACGGCCGGATCGCCGAAGACACCCAGCAGGTCGTCGCGCAGCTGGAATCCGATGCCGATCGCCTTCCCGTACTCCCGCAGCGCGGCGATGGTGGCGGGTGATCCGTTCGCCAGCGCCGCCCCCAGGTGCAGCGGTCGCTCGACCGTGTAGGCGGCGGTCTTGTAACGGTTGACGATCATCGCATCGGCGGCGGCCACCTCCGGATCGGATGACTCGTCGGCGGAGATGCGCAGGTCCAGCAGTTGGCCGGCGAGCACCTCGGTCCGCATCGCCCGCCAGGCCGCCAGCGCCCCAGCCGGGTGACCGAGTTCCACGAGGCCATCCGCGAACAGATCGTCGGCCCAGGCGAGTGCCAGGTCGCCCAGGAGCAGGGCCGAGGACAGGCCGTAGTGCTCGCCGTCGCCCGACCAGCCGTGGTCGGCGTGCAGCTTCTGCACCGACCGATGGACACTCGGCCGGCCCCGCCGGGTGTCGGATCGATCGATGATGTCGTCGTGCAGCAGCGCACAGGCCTGGATCAGCTCGAGCGCGGCTGCCGCTTTGATCACACCGGGCGGTGGTGCGGTGAGGCCACCGGTCTCCTGGGCGGCGACCCATCCCCAGCACAGGAACTGCGGGCGGAGCCGCTTGCCACCGGCCCGGATGTAGCCGATCAGCCGGTCCACGTCCGCCGACAGGCGTGAATCGATGGCCGTGACCTCGATCCTCCTGGCCGCCAGTTCGGCGGACAGGACGGTTTCGACGGCGGCGGTCGGATCTCCGATGCTCGGGGAGGGATGCACGCCGCCCAGTCTGCATCAGGGGGACCGATAGGCTGCACCCATGGTGACCGTCCGCGAGCGTCTGGCCGCGCCAGGCCCCCACTTCTCGGTGGAATTCTTCCCGCCCCGGGACGATGCGGAGGAGTCGACGCTCTGGCTCGCCATCCGGCGGCTGGAGCCGTTGCGCCCCGCGTTCGTCTCGGTGACCTACGGCGCCGGCGGCTCGCGTCGTGACCGCACCATCCGGATCACCGAGCGGATCGCGGCCGAGACGACACTGCTGCCGGTCGCGCACCTGACGGCGGTCGGCCACTCGGTGGCCGAGCTGCGTCACGTCATCGGCTCCTATGCCTCCGTCGGCGTGCGGAACATCCTCGCGCTCCGCGGGGACCCGCCGGGGGAGGACCCGTCGGCGGAGTGGATCGCCCACCCGCAGGGCCTGCACCACGCCAGTGACCTGGTGGCGTTGACCCGGTCGCTGGGCGACTTCCACGTCGGGGTGGCCGCCTTCCCGGACATGCATCCGCGGTCGGCTGACCTGGCGTCCGATACCAGGTACTTCGCCGAGAAGGTCGCTGCCGGAGCGGACTACGCGATCACCCAGATGCTCTTCTCGGCGCAGGACTACGTGGGTCTGCGCGAGCGGTCGCTGCAGGCCGGCGCAGACATCCCGATCCTGCCGGGGATCATGCCGGTCACGTCCTACACCCGGCTGATGCGCATCATCGAGCTGTCCGGGCAGCGGGTCCCGGAGGATCTGGCCGGACAGCTGCACGGGGTGCAGGGCGATGCCGCGGCCGGTCGGGAGATCGGTATGCGGCACGCCATCGCGATGTGCGAGCAGTTGCTCGCCGAGGGTGCGCCCGGCCTGCACTTCTACACGTTCAACCGCTCCAAGGCGACCCTCGAGGTGCTCACGGCCCTGGGGATGACGCGCTCGAGTGGCCCGACCGGCCGGATCCCCGCCCTGCAGACCTGACCTGAGGGAGACCGATGGACCTGGATACCGTTCAACGGGCATTCGGGCTGTCTTCCCTGGTACTGCTGGTGGCGCTGATCGCGATCCGGCTCTCCCGCCGCCTCGGGCTGCCGTCGTTGCTGCTCTACCTCGGCATCGGTCTGCTGCTGGGCAACCGCGGCCTCGGGATCGAGTTCTCCAACACGATCCTGACGGAGCAGCTGGGCCTGGCGGCCCTTGTCTTCATCCTCGCCGAGGGCGGGCTGACCACCCGGTGGGCGAACGTCCGCCCGGTGCTCGGGCTGGGTGCCGCCCTGGCCACCGTCTCGGTGGTGATCAGCGTCGCGGTGGCCGGTGCGGGGGTCCACCTGCTGCTGGGCACCCATCTCGGTCTGGACTGGCGTACCTCCCTGCTGTGGGGTGCGGTGCTCTCCAGCACCGACGCGGCCGCGGTCTTCTCGGTGTTGCGCGGGGTCGGGGTCAAGCCCCGGCTGGGGGCCGCCCTGGAGTTGGAGTCCGGACTGAACGACGCGCCGGTGGTGATCACCGTGCTGCTGCTGGCCGGGATGACCCCCCTCCGGTGGACCGATCCCCTGCTGGTGATCTACGAGCTGCTGGCCGGCGCGCTGATCGGCGCCGCCGTCGGGTTCATCGGCGCCTGGGGCCTGCGCCGCGGCGCCCTGCCGGCCGCCGGTCTGTATCCGCTGGCCACCATCGCCCTGATCGGTGGGGCCTACGCGGCCGGTCAGTACCTGCACGCGTCCGGCTTCCTGGCCACCTACGTCGCGGCCGTCATCCTGGGCAATTCACGGCTCCCGCACCGGGCGTCCACGCTGTCGTTCGCGGAGGGCTTCGGCTGGATCGCCCAGATCGGGTTGTTCGTGCTGCTGGGCCTGTACGTGGATCCCTACGAGCTCCCGGCCGCGCTGCTACCGGGCGCGGCGATCGGCCTGCTGGTGCTGGTGGTGGCCCGTCCGCTGTCGGTGGTCGCAGCCGCGCTGCCGTTCCGGATGCCATGGCGCGAACAGGCTTTCCTGTCGTGGTCCGGTCTGCGCGGTGCCGTGCCGATCGTGCTCGCGCTGATCCCGTTGATGCTGCGCGGCGATGCCCAGTCCCGGTCGATGGTCAACATCATCGTGGTGGTCGTCGTCATCTACACCTTGGTGCAGGGCACCACCCTGCCGTGGGTGGCGCGGAAGCTGGACGTCATCGCGCTGGGCCAGGCCACCGAGATCCAGGTCGAGGCCGCGCCGCTGGAGGAGATGAAGGCCCTGGTGCTGCAGGTCACCATTCCGCCGGCATCGCGGATGCACGGCGTCTACCTCTCGCAGTTGCGACTGCCGACCGACGCGGTGGTCGCCTTGATCGTCAGGGACGCGCTACCGGTGCCGGTGGCCCCGACGGTGCGGCTGCAGGCCGGTGACCAACTGCTGATCGTGACACCGGAACGCAATCGGTCGGCGACCGAACGAAGGCTGCGGGCGGTCAGCCGGGGTGGCGCACTGGCCACCTGGTTCGGCGAGCGGGGTGATCCGGCCAGGACGTAGCGGTCGGGCGCAGGCCCGAATGTTTGGGACACTGGGGTGGTGAATCTTCCCGAGGAGCCGGCCGAACCGGTCGCGGCCGAACCGCTGCGACCCCGGCGGATCGGCCTGGTGACGGCGCTGGCCCTGGTCGTCATCGCGCTCGATCAGCTGACCAAGCTGCTGGTGGTGGCCGATCTGGATCCCGAGGGTGCCCCGAAACGGATCCTGGGCGGCGTGGTGTACCTGTCGGTGATCCGCAACGCGGGCGCGGCGTTCTCCACCGCCACCGGGGTCACCTGGGTGCTCGCCCTGGTTGCGATCGCGGTGGTCGTGGTGATCATCCGGATGGCCCGCAAGCTGCGCTCGACCGCGTGGGCGATCGCCCTCGGCCTGATCCTGGGCGGCGCGATCGGCAACCTGATCGATCGGATCTTCCGGTCACCCGGCTTCCTGCGGGGCCATGTCGTCGACTTCATCTCGCTGTTCGAGCCGGACGGTCGTCATTTCGCCGTCTTCAACCTGGCCGACTCCGGGATCACGCTCGGCGCGGCGGCACTGGTCCTGACGGCCTTCGCCGGGATCGACATGGACGGCCACCGGGCCAGGGGCAGGACCAAGAGAACCGAGGCGCAGAAGTGACCGACCACCGTGAACTCCCGGTACCGGACGGGCTCGACGGCATGCGCGCCGACGCAGGCCTGGCCCGGCTGCTCGGGATCAGCCGGACCACCGTCGGCGCGATGATCGAGGACGGGGGAGTGCTGATCGACGGCTCGACCGCCGTGAAGTCCGACCGACTGGCGCCGGGTATGTGGCTGGAGATCACCCTTCCGGCCCCGGTGCTCCCGCTGGTGGTCGTGCCGCAGAAGGTGGACGGGCTCGAGATCCTCTACCAGGACGCCGATATCGTGGTGGTCGACAAGCCGGTCGGGGTCGCCGCCCACCCGAGCCCCGGGTGGAACGGCCCGACCGTGCTGGGCGCGCTGGCGGCACTCGGCGTCACCCTGGCCACCTCGGGTTCGGCGGAACGGCAGGGCATCGTTCATCGTCTCGACGCCGGTACCACCGGAGCGATGGTGGTGGCCAAGAGCGAGCGCGCGTACTCGGTGCTGAAGGACGCCTTCCGGGACCGGACGGTGGAGAAGATCTACCACGCGATCATCCAGGGCTATCCGGATCCCAGCGGCGGGACCATCGACGCGCCGATCGGCCGTCACCCGAAGTCGGATTGGAAGTTCGCGGTGGTGGCCGGCGGTCGGGACAGCATCACCCACTACGAGACACTCGAGGCGTTCCGGTCGGCGACCCTCGTCGAGGTGCACCTGGAGACCGGTCGGACACACCAGATCCGGGTGCACTTCGCGGCCATGCACCACCCGTGCGTCGGCGACACCACCTACGGAGCGGACCCGGCGCTGACCGCCCGGCTCGGTCTGACCAGGCAGTGGCTGCACGCCTACCAGTTGGCCTTCGCGCATCCCGGCGACGGCCACTGGATCCAGTTCACGTCGCCCTACCCAGCGGATCTGGTCAAGGCCAAGGAGATCCTGGAAGCCGGTTGACGGTCAGGCCGGCCCGAACCCCCAGCTGACGGTGCGGTTGGCCAGGTCCGGCCGGACGCTCCAGCGCACCTCGGCCACCTCCGTCGCCGCGGGCACCAGGAAGACCGTCCATCCGGAGCCGTGCGCCCCGGCCGGAACACCGACCCGGTGCGCCGGGAACTGCGCGACCGCCATGGCGGCCTTCTGCAGGATGCTCCCGGTGCTCGACACCAGGACCAGGTACAGGTCGGGGAGCGACTCGTAGTCGATCGGCCCCTGGTTGCCGATCGCGGTCTGGACCAGCAGGGCCCGCTCGCCCTGATCCAGCACGTATCCCGCCTGGGTCAGGATCTGGTCGGCCGGGTCGACGATCTGCTGCAGCGAGATGCTGAGGTTCTCGCCGAACAGACCGGCGACGTTCTGGGTCGGCTGCCCGGAGATCATCACCCGCCGGGTCGGGGAGGGGGCGTCGTCGGTCACCGCATGACGCGACGTGGCCGGGGGTGGGTCGCCCGCGTCACCGGGGTCGCCCGGGTCGGTCGGTTCGGGCGATCCGCCCGGTTCGGGCGGCGGGTAGGCCTGGGTGAGTTCCGGCGAGGGTTCCTCCGGTGGGGCCGGGGCGTCGTCCGTCCTGGCCCAGGAGGCAGCACCGGGGACCCCCCACGTCGCGCCCGGTCCGGTGGCCGGGCCCGCTGCGACCGGGGCCGGCTCCTCGGCGGCCGGTGGGGGCGTGCCGAACGGGGGCTGCCCGAGCGGGACGGCTCCGGCGATGGCCTGTTCGTGGGGCGGTACGGCCGATGCCGGCGGGAGGGGTGCCGGGGGGAGGGGTGCCGGGGGTGGTGGTGGTGGCACGACCGGGAGCTGTTGCACCGGTGGTGGTTCGACGGGGACAGGGACGGGCGCGGGTGCGGCGGCGGCGGGCGCGGGCTCGGCGGCGGCGGGCGCGGGTTCGGCGGCGGCGGGCACCGGGAACCCGCCGGTCGCGGGACCGGCCTGCGCGATCTGCCACAGCAACTGCCGGTCGCCCTCGGCGACCAGGCGCAGCGGCAGGCCCCGCTCCGCCATCGTGACGAACCGGTCGGCGGCCTCGGCCTGGCTCATCCGGGCGTTCCAGGCGGCCTGGGGCAGGCCGATCGTTCCGTTGTTGATGATCTCGGCCAGGAGCCGGAGGTCGTCGGTGTCCGGCACAGGACGTCCGGCTGGCTGATCGGGTGTCGTCACCGGAGGGACGCTACCCGCCGGGACCTCGAGCCGACTGTCGGGGCGGCGTGTTAGAACGGTGTCGGTCGTCGGCGAAGCTGCGGAACTGAGATGATGGCCGGACAGATTCGAGCAGCATCCGCACCGAGAATCGTCGAAGGAGGCCGTCAGTTGTCCGGGATTTCAGGCGATTCCTTCGTCCATCTGCACGTACACACCGAGTACTCGATGCTGGACGGCGCGGCCCGGCTGGGGCACCTGTTCGAACGGGCCGGCGAGATGGAGATGCCGGCCCTCGCGATGACCGACCACGGCAACGTCTTCGGCGCACACGATTTCTACAAGCAGGCGCGGGCGGCCGGCATCAACCCGATCATCGGCCTCGAGGCGTACGTGACGCCCAACACGTCCCGGTTCCACAAGAAGGGCGTGCGCTGGTCCGAGGGCGGCGACGACGACGTCTCCGGTTCCGGTGCCTACACCCACATGACCCTGCTCTCGGAAACCACCGAGGGCATGCACAACCTGTTCCGGCTGTCGTCGCGGAGCTCGCTCGAGGGCTTCTACTACAAGCCCCGCGCCGATCGGGAGTTGTTGAACCAGTACGCGAAAGGGCTGATCGCCACCACCGGCTGCCCGTCCGGTGAGGTGCAGACCTGGCTGCGGATCGGCAAGTACGGGAACGCGCTCGCCTCGGCTGCGGAATTCCGGGACATCTTCGGCAGGGAGAACTACTTCGTCGAACTGATGGATCACGGGTTGTCCATCGAGACCAGGGTGCATTCGGGTCTGATGCGGATCGCGAAGGATCTGGAACTCCCGATGATCGCGACGAACGACCTGCACTACGTCGATCCGGCGGACGCCGACTCGCACGAGGCGCTGCTGTGCGTGCAGTCCGGGAAGACGATGGACGACCCGAACCGGTTCAAGTTCGACGCGCGGGACTTCTACCTCAAGTCCCCCCGCGAGATGCGGGAGCTGTGGGAGGGCAAGTTCGACCTCAAGGAGGCCTGCGACAACACCCTGCTGATCGCCGAGCGCTGCAAGGTCGAGTTCGACGAGGACTCCTCCTACATGCCGCGCTTCCACGTGCCAGACGGCGAGACCGAGCAGAGCTGGTTCGTCAAGGAGGTGCAGATCGGGATGAACGCGCGCTTCCCGAACGGCATCCCGCCCGAGTGCCAGACGCAGGCCGAGTTCGAGATCGGCGTCATCACCGGGATGAACTTCCCCGGATATTTCCTGGTCGTCGCCGATTTCATCAACTGGGCCAAGACGAACGGCATTAGGGTCGGTCCCGGTCGTGGGTCCGGCGCCGGCTCGATGGTCGCCTACGCCATGCGGATCACCGACCTCAACCCGTTGCAGCACGGGCTGATCTTCGAGCGGTTCCTCAACCCCGAGCGCGTGTCCATGCCCGACTTCGACGTCGATTTCGACGAGCGCCGCCGCGGCGACGTGATCCGGTACGTCACCGAGAAGTACGGCGACGACCGGGTGGCGCAGATCGTCACCTACGGCACCATCAAGGCCAAGCAGGCGGTCAAGGACTCCGCGCGGGTGCTCGGCATGCCGTTCTCCGTCGGCGACCGGATCACCAAGGTGATGCCCGCTCCGGTGATGGGCAAGGACGTGCCGCTGTCCAAGATCTTCGAGCCGAGCGACGCCCGGTACTCCGAGGGGGCCGAGTTCCGGGCGCTGGTGGAATCCGACGTCGACGTGCGCCGGGTGGTCGACATGGCGAAGGGACTGGAAGGTCTCAAGCGTCAGTGGGGCGTGCACGCGGCCGGGGTCATCATGTCGTCCGAGCCGCTGCAGAACCTGATCCCGATCATGAAGCGGGAGCAGGACGGCGCGATCATCACGCAGTTCGACTATCCGACCTGTGAATCGCTGGGTCTGATCAAGATGGACTTCCTGGGCCTGCGGAACCTGACGGTCCTGGACGACGCGCTGATCAACATCAAGGCCAACCGCGGAGAGACGATCGTCCTGGAGGATCTGTCCCTGGACGATCCGAAGACCTTCGAACTGCTGGCCCGCGGCGACACCCTCGGCGTCTTCCAACTGGACGGCGGCCCGATGCGGGCGCTGCTCCGGTCGATGAAACCTGACAATTTCGAGGACATCTCGGCGGTCGGCGCGCTCTACCGACCGGGTCCGATGGGTGCCAACTCCCACAACGAGTACGCCGACCGGAAGAACAACCGCAAACCGGTGGTCCCCATCCACCCGGAGCTGGCCGAGGCGCTGTCGGAGATCCTGGGCGACACCTACGGACTGATCGTCTACCAGGAGCAGGTGATGGCGATCGCGCAGCACGTCGCCGGCTACTCCCTCGGTGCGGCCGACCTGCTGCGCCGCGCGATGGGCAAGAAGAAGAAGTCGGAACTGGACAAGCAGTTCGCGAACTTCTCGGCCGGGATGACGGATCGCGGTTTCTCACCGGCCGCCGTGCAGACGCTCTGGGACATCCTGCTGCCGTTCTCCGACTACGCCTTCAACAAGGCGCACTCGGCCGCCTACGGTCTGGTCTCGTACTGGACGGCGTACCTGAAGGCGAACTATCCGTCCGAGTACATGGCGGCGCTGCTGACCTCCGTCGGGGACGACAAGGACAAGTCGGCCGTCTACCTGGCCGAGTGCCGGAACATGGGCATCAAGGTCCTGCCGCCGGACGTCAACGCGTCGGAGAAGAACTTCGCCCCGGTCGGCACGGACATCCGCTTCGGGCTGTCCGCGATCCGCAACGTCGGCGCCGGAGCCGTCGCGTCGCTGATCGCCACCCGCAAGGCCAAGGGCGACTTCGCCGACTTCTCCGACTTCCTGTCCAAGGTGGAAGCCGTGGTGTGCAACAAGAAGGTCGTCGAGTCGCTGATCAAGGCCGGTGCCTTCGACTCGCTCAAGCACCCGCGCAAGGGGCTGCTGATGGCCCATGCGGAGGGCATCGACCTCTACATGAACGTGAAGAAGGCGGAGGCCGCCGGGCAGTTCGACCTCTTCGGCGAGATGAGCGCCGAGGACGTCGGCGGGTCGCTCACCGTCACCGTTCCGGACACAGAGTGGGACCAGAAACTGCTGCTCGGTTTCGAGCGGGAGATGTTGGGGCTGTACGTCTCCGGTCATCCCCTGTCCGGGATCGAGCACGTCCTGTCGGCCCAGTCGGACGCGTCCATCCCGGACATCATCGACGGCACGGTCCCGGACCGGGCCACCGTCACGGTGGGCGGCATCCTGACCGGTCTGCAGCGGCGGCTCACCAAGAAGGGCGACCCGTGGGCCTCGGCCCAGCTGGAGGATCTGGCCGGCGGGGTCGAGGTCGCCTTCTTCCCCAAGGTGTACGCCGAGTTCGCCCTGAGCCTGGCCGAGGACGCCGTGGTGCTGGTCAAGGCCAGGGTGTCCCGGTCCGACGACCGGCTCAGCCTGCACGCCCAGA is from Nakamurella sp. PAMC28650 and encodes:
- a CDS encoding Rv2175c family DNA-binding protein, with product MASTLGIIVTRVHGLLRERQLVATRVDGVLRIPAEFIQDGAVVKGLPSTITLLSDAGYSDPEIIDWLFTAEESLPGRPITALRENRGREVHRRAQAAGF
- the metF gene encoding methylenetetrahydrofolate reductase [NAD(P)H], with protein sequence MVTVRERLAAPGPHFSVEFFPPRDDAEESTLWLAIRRLEPLRPAFVSVTYGAGGSRRDRTIRITERIAAETTLLPVAHLTAVGHSVAELRHVIGSYASVGVRNILALRGDPPGEDPSAEWIAHPQGLHHASDLVALTRSLGDFHVGVAAFPDMHPRSADLASDTRYFAEKVAAGADYAITQMLFSAQDYVGLRERSLQAGADIPILPGIMPVTSYTRLMRIIELSGQRVPEDLAGQLHGVQGDAAAGREIGMRHAIAMCEQLLAEGAPGLHFYTFNRSKATLEVLTALGMTRSSGPTGRIPALQT
- the lspA gene encoding signal peptidase II translates to MNLPEEPAEPVAAEPLRPRRIGLVTALALVVIALDQLTKLLVVADLDPEGAPKRILGGVVYLSVIRNAGAAFSTATGVTWVLALVAIAVVVVIIRMARKLRSTAWAIALGLILGGAIGNLIDRIFRSPGFLRGHVVDFISLFEPDGRHFAVFNLADSGITLGAAALVLTAFAGIDMDGHRARGRTKRTEAQK
- a CDS encoding SRPBCC family protein — encoded protein: MTSLAITVRGAAPAALVWRRYTEPDLWPTWSPQIASVSCADRVIRTGSTGTVHAVLGVQVRFEVTRFDDLQRTWAWDAMLPLGIRLHLEHSVMELDASGPDRSSTGLRVSGPLPIVLGYLPVARLALGRLLRP
- the pknB gene encoding Stk1 family PASTA domain-containing Ser/Thr kinase — protein: MSTSDGGRGGRTLIGTVLDGRYRVGAMIARGGMSTVYRGMDLRLDRPVAIKVMKPSFAADPSFLTRFEREARSAAALAHRGVVAMYDQGRDGDIVFLVMELVDGGTLRDLIRESGGLSVAVTMSILEPLLSALGAAHAAGLVHRDVKPENVLISSRGEVKVADFGLVRAVSSQTMATGDVILGTVAYLSPEQVSTGASDARSDVYSAGIVAFEMLTGHTPYLGDNPISVAYQHVHSDVPPVTDQAPGVPLELDDLILAATRRDPFARPRDANAFLSALVALRARLGLARAVVPVPGSSRPPAVTRPVAEHVTARPAGPTGTRVVAAVGPATAELSPVLELRSTRRLRRTLVIVIVVLLVGGAAAVGGWWLGSGRWAYTPATVGVLQQSAETLVLDAGLVPHVTSAPDDTVPQGTVARTDPVTGARVLRGTEIDLVVSAGRPVVPVISAGTAVDEASQAVTAAHLTPRLDPTADRYDAAVPTGAVVTTVPAADTAVDISADVLIVLSRGPPPEPVPDVSGKSLEDAKNKLLVAGFAVGRDEKVYNTEVDSGSVIGTDPAKGQLVPAGSAVSVVIASSLEVPAVRGEPVTQAADDLRRSGFTVTVADPVFDPDVDGGSAIGTSPSAGSRVDPANPAITLTVSDAVTVPDVSNGNVGQARQQLSDLGLGLQVSALFGASGASVLSQSPSGGSRVAPNSTVRVSAFP
- a CDS encoding polyprenyl synthetase family protein — protein: MHPSPSIGDPTAAVETVLSAELAARRIEVTAIDSRLSADVDRLIGYIRAGGKRLRPQFLCWGWVAAQETGGLTAPPPGVIKAAAALELIQACALLHDDIIDRSDTRRGRPSVHRSVQKLHADHGWSGDGEHYGLSSALLLGDLALAWADDLFADGLVELGHPAGALAAWRAMRTEVLAGQLLDLRISADESSDPEVAAADAMIVNRYKTAAYTVERPLHLGAALANGSPATIAALREYGKAIGIGFQLRDDLLGVFGDPAVTGKPAGGDLVEGKKTVLLAMARSALAQQPTLLAELDAGVGTALSPIRVEHLTQMVAGTTAPADIETRIDELLASGIGTLDLLDDTGRALISAGAREQLRRLALAATARDR
- a CDS encoding potassium/proton antiporter — encoded protein: MDLDTVQRAFGLSSLVLLVALIAIRLSRRLGLPSLLLYLGIGLLLGNRGLGIEFSNTILTEQLGLAALVFILAEGGLTTRWANVRPVLGLGAALATVSVVISVAVAGAGVHLLLGTHLGLDWRTSLLWGAVLSSTDAAAVFSVLRGVGVKPRLGAALELESGLNDAPVVITVLLLAGMTPLRWTDPLLVIYELLAGALIGAAVGFIGAWGLRRGALPAAGLYPLATIALIGGAYAAGQYLHASGFLATYVAAVILGNSRLPHRASTLSFAEGFGWIAQIGLFVLLGLYVDPYELPAALLPGAAIGLLVLVVARPLSVVAAALPFRMPWREQAFLSWSGLRGAVPIVLALIPLMLRGDAQSRSMVNIIVVVVVIYTLVQGTTLPWVARKLDVIALGQATEIQVEAAPLEEMKALVLQVTIPPASRMHGVYLSQLRLPTDAVVALIVRDALPVPVAPTVRLQAGDQLLIVTPERNRSATERRLRAVSRGGALATWFGERGDPART